Below is a genomic region from Bdellovibrio bacteriovorus.
GGTTCAGCTCTTGCGAAGCGCGTTCGCGGAACTCACGTTGTTTTTTCGTGCTGGTCGCGATCGCATAAGCTGCATGCACTTTACGTTCTGCTTGGAACTCAAGATCTTGAGCTTCAAGAAGGGCGCGGTGCAAACGCGTTTCTTCAAGGTCTTTTGTCATCTTACGATTGATAACTGTTTCGTTTTGCAAATCAGATCCGAAGTAGTAACGGAAGCGAAGTCCCATGTAGTACTTAGGCTGAGTTCCTGAAACCACTTCTGAATAAGAATCTCCGGCGTCTTCATCGACACCTGTTGTGTAAACGCGACCTACGAAATCCAAATCCGGGTAAGACAAAGATTCGGCAGCAACCAAAGATTCTTTAGCCGCGTCGACTCTCAGTTTTTGCGCACGGATCAAACGAAGCTCTTCGACTTTCTTTTCCACAAGCTTTGGAACAGCCGGAATGTCGTTTGGAATTTCAAACTTCACATTCATGCCCGGCTCAAGGTTTAAAAGCGTCAAAAGATTTTCTACCGCATTCAAGTAATCACGAGACGTCGTTTTTACACGTTGTTCACGTGTTTCGAATTCAGCTTGTACTTGAGGAAGGTCGCCCGGGTTCGAGTAACCCAAAGACGTTTTTCTTTTTACTGCATCGACGAGTTTTTTATAGCGATCGCGAGAGTTCACAGCCTCTTTGAAGCTCTCTTGTGCAACATAAGAGTTCCAGAATTGGCGAATGGCATCAAGAACCACGTCTTCCAACTCATTGGCGCGAGCCACGGTTTGCGCTTCATAAGTAAGTTCCGCCGCATTCACGGTGCCACGGTCCGCGACCCCGAAGAAGTTTCCTAAAAGGGCTTGCTCAAGAATAAGACCCGCACTGTCCAATGTTTGTTGTGCCGGAGGGGGATTGGAAGCAAAGCCTTCCGTGTCCACTTTTTGTGAAAGACGGCTGAGCTCAATTCCCAAAAGAGTTCCCGATGTGAAGTTCTTTTGCACGCTCGCAGTTGTTTTATAGCGCTCGTATTTTGAGTTCACAGGATCTGATGTTTGTAAAAGACCTACGGATTTATCGTATTCGAAACCACTTTCAATCGCTAAGTTCCAGTCATACGCGGAAAGCGCTTGAACAGGAGTTAAACGCAAGGTTTGGTAGCGAAGATTCACTTCTTTGGTTTTCGGTCCTTGCTTCAAGACAAGTTCCGCCACCGTTTTTTGAGATAAAGTGATTTCCTTAGGAGCTTGGGCATAAGCTCCTTGCATTGCTGTCGTACTAAGAAGTGCAAGAAATGTTTTTACCATGTGACTTTTGTTCCTAATTCAAAGTTGTCGCGTTGAAGCGCGATTTCATTGCTGCCTTTAAGACTTTTTTGAGAATACTCTGTAAATACGGACCATTTTTTTGAAAACGCCACATCAAGTCCGTAACCCCAAGAATCAAAGCTGGCTTGTTTTGAGAAAGCCGCAAAATCGTTAGAGCTTGATTGTGTGTAGATAACACTTCCAAATTGCGGAGATACCGTCAAAGACAACCAGTCAAAGCGATCCCAAGACATGGCGACCACGGGTCCACCGCTGAAAACTGTCGTGTTCAAGCGAGCGTCGTTGATTTCGTAACCAGATTCCAACTTCACATCTGTTTCTTGCGAAGTGAAACCCGCTTTCGCGCGAACGCCGAACTTCCAAAGAAGAGCTTTAGTTTGTAGAGGTGTGCTGATCACACCCAATTCAAGGCCGGGCATAAATGTTTGGCTATTGTTGCCTAAATTGAAAACGCCCGAACCTTCTTTAGAAACAGTCCCCTCGGCTTGGAAAGTTTGACCGGTGAACGCTGCAAAGTAAGACCATGAACGAGTCACGACTTCAGGACGCGGATCTTTCAACGTCAACATTCCTGAAACTTGAGCGTCGCTGGCAGAAACTTGTTTCTTACTTTCTGATTGAGATTCGGCGATGGCTTTTTCACGCATCGTAAGCTCTGGAGCTGCCGGAGCTTGCACTTTGGATTTTCCTTGAGCCGCACAAATGCTTGCGGAAAGTGAAAGAGCTAAAAGAAGCGATAGTTTCATAATCCCACCCCTAAAAAACCGACTGGCCTTAGATTTAAATGCGGCGTCAGGAATAGCCCCCCACCGTGGCGGTGTCAACACTTCGATGAGCCTCCTAAGGGGACCAAATTTTTATTTGATTTCAAGGCCTTGCAGGGGCGTGCCATTGCTAAATTCGTAATGACTATTTTACAGGATTTACCTAGATTTCTTTCTATGAGGGGTCCGAATGAAACTTTCTGATATTTCGATTAAAAATCCCGTTTTTGCCTGGATGTTGATGTTTGGTCTGATGATGTTCGGACTGATCTCATTCTCAAGAATGGGCGTGAGCCAAATGCCTGACGTCGATTTTCCTACAGTGAACGTCAGTGTCACATTGGACGGTGCAGCACCTGAGGTGATGGAAACGCAAGTCGTGGATCCTATCGAAAGTGCCCTCATGACCGTCGAAGGTATTCAGTCGATCAAATCCAGCAGTAAGACGGGAAATGCGTCAATCACGGTGGAGTTTGACCTTGATCGCAATATCGACGTCGCTTTGCAAGATGTGCAAGCCAAGGTCGCGGCGACTCAACGTCTTTTACCGGACGATGTGGATCCTCCGACCCTTTCAAAAACGAATCCTGATGACCAGCCCATTTTGTGGTTGGCTCTGACTTACGATAAAAACGATCCCGAATTTTTGATGAGCTATGCCCGCGATTATCTGCGCGACCGCTTCACAACGGTTGAAGGTGTCGGTGACATTTTCTTAGGTGGTTACACGGATCCGGTGATGCGTGTGCATGTGCGCCCAAAAGATCTTCTTCGTTACAATATTTCTGTTAACGACGTGATGGATGCAGTTCGCAATGAGCACTCGGAGCTTCCGGGTGGTTATATCGAGACCGACAAAAAAACTTTCAACGTTCGTACGATGGGTGAAGCGAAAACTGAAGAGGAATTCCGTTCTATCGTCATCAGTCGTCGCGCCGGTGTGACAGTGGCTGATCCGACGAACATGGTGAAAATCAATCAAGTCGCGGATGCCAGCATGGGACTTGATAAAATCACCAGAATGTCGCGCTTTAACGGTCAGCCGGCTCTCGGTGTAGGTATCCGTAAACAACGTGGTACAAATGCCGTGGCCGTAGCGAGTGCGGTGAAAGAAAAAATTGAAGAGATTCAACCTCAGCTTCCAGAGGGTATGAAAATCCACGTGAACTTTGACAGTACAAAGTTCATCGAGCAATCCGTGCATGAATTGAATAAGCACTTGATGTTAGCTGTGGTACTGACCTCTTTGGTGTGTTGGCTTTTCTTGGGTAGCTGGTCGGCGACTTTCAACGTTCTTCTTTCCATTCCGACATCACTTTTAGGTGCGTTTATCGGTTTGTATTTCCTCGGGTACACGCTAAATACGTTCACTCTATTAGGTCTTACACTTGCGATTGGTATCGTCGTCGACGACGCGATCATGGTTCTAGAGAATATCTTCCGGTATAACGAGAATGGACGGGGTCGTATTGAATCCGCGATTCTGGGGGCCCGCGAAATTTCGTTTGCGGCGATGGCGGCGACGGCTGCGGTTATCGCGATCTTCCTTCCGGTTGCCTTCATGAAAGGCATCATCGGAAAGTTCTTTATGCAGTTCGGGGTCACGATCTCGATCGCGGTTTTCCTTTCGTTGGTAGAATCATTGACGATCACGCCCATGCGTTGTGCGGGTTTTGTTCATCACGGTGAAAGAACGACAAAGATCGGTCGCGCTTTCGAAGCCTTCATGGAAGGTCTCAAAGTTTCTTACGACAAATGGTTGCGCATCTGCCTTCAACATCGTTGGAAGGTCCTGGCTGGATCTTTGGTGTTCGTGGCGGTGTCTTTTGTGTCGATCAAATTCTTGAATAAAGAAATGTCGCCAGCACAAGATCAAAGTATCTTTATCGCTCGTTTGATTTTACCGGTTGGGACATCCTTAGCTTACACGAACGCACAAACTTTGAAGGCCGAACAGTGGCTGATGGCTCGTCCTGAAGTTGAAAAAGTATATGCGGCGATCGGTGGCTTTGGCGGCGGTATTTCTGATGCCAACACGACGATGATGTTCGTGACACTGAAAGAAAAACCTCAGCGTGGAAAAGATCCGGCTTCTGGTAAGGTTCTTTCTCAGCAAGAATTTATGCAGATTGCGCGTAAAGAGTTAGCAAAGATTCCTGATGTGCGCCCGGTTCTTATGGACTTGTCTCAACAGGGCTTCTCGGGCGGTCGTGGTTACCCGATTGAGTTCACACTTTTGGGTTCAGATTGGGACAAACTTGCAAAATACACCGAGCAAATGATGAAAGAGATGGAAAACAGCGGCCTGATGGTCGACGTGGATTCCAACTATCTTTTGGGTATGCCAGAAATTCAGGTGCAGCCGGATCGCGTGGCAGCGGCTCAGCATGGTGTGAGTATCAACTCGATCGGTTCAACGGTGAATGCGCTGATTGGCGGAGTGAAAGTCGGGGAGTATCCTCAAGGCGGTCACCGTTACGACATCAAGGTGAAGCTTTTAGATCAAGGTAAACCTATGGACGAAATTAAAACTTTGTTCGTAGGTAACAGCCGCGGCAATTTGATTCCTCTGCCGCGTGTGACGAAAGAGGTTGAAGGCTCAAGTCTTCAATCGATCTCGCGTTCCAACCGTCAACGTGCGATCACAATCACGGCAAATATGAAGCCGGGTGTATCGCAACAAGCGGCGATGAACTTTGTCGAAGCCACCGCGAAGAAAATGTTAGAGCCCGGTTATATGATCGATCAGGGTGGAAGTTCTAAGACCTTTAAAGAGTCTTTTGAAAGTTTGATCTTCGCCTTGGTCTTGGGCCTGATCATTGCTTACATGGTGCTAGCAAGTCAGTTCAACTCGTTCATTGATCCGGTAACGATCTTGATGGCTTTGCCGTTCAGCTTCAGTGGAGCCTTCTTCGCGCTTTTGATTACGGGGCAATCGCTGAACATGTTCTCGATGATCGGTTTGCTGCTTTTGATGGGGATCGTAAAAAAGAACTCGATCCTTCTTATCGAGTTTACGAACACGGTGCGCGACCGGGGAACTAATGAAGCCAACGCCGCTTTGATTGAGGCGTGTCCGATTCGTCTTCGTCCGATCCTCATGACATCCATTGCGACGATTGCCGCCGCGATTCCTTCAGCAACCGCGACCGGGGCCGGCTCAGAAACAATGCGACCGATGGCGATTTGTCTGATCGGGGGCGTATTTGTTTCGACAGCTTTGACTTTGTTCGTGGTCCCGGTGGTTTATTCTTTGATGGATAAATTTAAAACTCGCGATGAAGTGCGAGAGAAAACGAAGCAGGCTTTTGCAGCTGTGGGGAATGAAGCTTTAGACGCTTAGGTCTTTAAGGCGCAAAAAAAAGGGAAGCATTTGCTTCCCTTTTTTATTTGGCGAAATCAAAAACTCTTAGCCTTTTTTCTCGATAGGTTTGTTCGCTTCGATTTTAATAATCAAAGTAACTTCGTCACCAACGACCGGACCGGCTTCAACGGCTTTACTCCAAGTCAAACCGAAGTCTTTACGGTTGATAAGACCGCTGGCTGAAAAAGCCACTTTGTGATTTCCGAATGGATCATTCACGTCACCTAGATATTTTACATCTAAAGTCACTTCTTTCGTTTTGCCTTTTAAAGTCAGGTCTCCAACGAGTTTCAATTTATCAGCTGTGCCGATGACTTTCTTGGTAACAAATGTCATTTTCGGATTTTTAGCCACGTCAAAGAAGTCCGGGCTTTTTAAATGATCGTCGCGGTCTTTGTTGTCCGTGTTGATGGTCGCAACATCGACATTCAAATTGGCCTTTGATTTTTCAAGCTTCGGATCAATCACGATCGCGCCATCAAAACCGGTAAAGCGGCCTTCAACTGTTGCAATCACCAAATGGGGGATTTCGAAACCGACTTTAGAGTGGGCTGTGTCAATTGTATAAGTCCCAGCCGGAATGCTTTTTGCGAACGCGGAAGCACTGATCACTGTCATCAACGCACTTAATACTAGCTTTTTCATCTGTAGTTCTCCTTTAAGAAGTCTGTAAAAGACTTGCTTAGTATCGTGTGATTTTGATTATTGCGTAAGGTGACAGTATTGCGATAGACTGTTGCGTATATGGAACAATTAGATTTAAACCAAATCCGTACCTTTGTGAGACTGGTGAAGACCGGAAGCTTCACTAAAACCGCGCAGTTAATGCACCAGCCAAAGTCACGCATCAGTCGTAAGCTTGCGGCGTTAGAAAAAGACCTGGGTGTGCAGCTGATCTATCGAACAACGCGGCAATTTCAACTGACAGAAACAGGCCGGCAGTTTTACGAGCGCGCTCAAGGTCTTATTGAAGGTTTGGAAAATCTGTCGAACGAAGTCAGTGAAGCCACGGCGGAAGTTTCGGGTTTAATCAAAGTCACCGCTCCCGACGATATGGGGGTCAAGAACTTGCCGCCACTTTTAGACGAGTTTTCAAAAACCTATCCTCTCGTCTTCTTCGAACTTCAACTCAGCCAAGCCTATATTGATCTTGTGAAGGAATCTGTCGATGTTGCGATCCGTGTTGGTACTTTGAAGGACAGTTCTTTAAGAGCCCGCAAGGTGGGATCGGTAAAAAATATTTTCGTCGCGACGCCAGGATTTTTAGAACGCTATCGCAGTTGGGAAGAGGTTTCGCAATTAAGTCATCTGCCCTTTGTTGGAATGTCGGGCCGGGGCATTGAAGTCGTGCGCGCGTCTGATTCCAAAAAGATCGATATCAAGCCGAATTATGTCTTTCGGGCGAACAATCCAGGGGCCTTGGTGGAGTTTGCTCTTTTAGGTAAGGGTCTTGCGTTCGTGCCGGAATTCCTGTGTGTAGATCATTTGCGCTCAGGAAGGCTTGTTCACGTGCACAAGAATTTGCGGGGGCCTGAAGTGCCCATTAATATCGTGACCCCGGATCAAAAAGAAGTTCCGCTGAAGATCAAAAAATTCACAGAGTTTATTGCAAAAAGATTGAAGGAAACTTTAGCGCAGTCTTAGAAAAGACCCAGAAGCTTTTTATAAAGTCCGACGTATTCAAAGCGCAAGAGACTCCAGATAGCTCCACACCACAAAGTCGCCAAAAGCCCCATCATCACGAGTTGGGGCAGATTCGCTAAACTTACTTTCGGGCGTGTGCGATTTAAAAGACCATCGATCTCGCTGCGCTCTTGGTTTTCTTTGAATTTGCGAGCCAAGCCTTGAGCCAGAACAATTCTTTGCGACATCTCGAGCTTATAGAAGTGAACGCCTACAAGGGTGCGAGATTCAGAAATATTTTCCAAGCGAGTGACGATACCATAACACGCCATCTGTTTTGCACCCGGAGGCACAAATTGAATCTTCACGACTTCGCCCAAAAGCGGGCAAAGATCATCGGGCGCCGTGAACGCCAAACCCGTTAAAGAAACATTCTTAATTTCTGTGCCTTCTTCCCAAGGAACTTGCTTGGGACCTGCGACGCGAATAAGACTTTCGTCCTCAGTGTCGAGGATGTATCGCGGGGATCGGCCATGATAGCGTGCAAGACTCGTCATAC
It encodes:
- a CDS encoding LysR family transcriptional regulator is translated as MEQLDLNQIRTFVRLVKTGSFTKTAQLMHQPKSRISRKLAALEKDLGVQLIYRTTRQFQLTETGRQFYERAQGLIEGLENLSNEVSEATAEVSGLIKVTAPDDMGVKNLPPLLDEFSKTYPLVFFELQLSQAYIDLVKESVDVAIRVGTLKDSSLRARKVGSVKNIFVATPGFLERYRSWEEVSQLSHLPFVGMSGRGIEVVRASDSKKIDIKPNYVFRANNPGALVEFALLGKGLAFVPEFLCVDHLRSGRLVHVHKNLRGPEVPINIVTPDQKEVPLKIKKFTEFIAKRLKETLAQS
- a CDS encoding YceI family protein; translation: MKKLVLSALMTVISASAFAKSIPAGTYTIDTAHSKVGFEIPHLVIATVEGRFTGFDGAIVIDPKLEKSKANLNVDVATINTDNKDRDDHLKSPDFFDVAKNPKMTFVTKKVIGTADKLKLVGDLTLKGKTKEVTLDVKYLGDVNDPFGNHKVAFSASGLINRKDFGLTWSKAVEAGPVVGDEVTLIIKIEANKPIEKKG
- a CDS encoding TolC family protein produces the protein MVKTFLALLSTTAMQGAYAQAPKEITLSQKTVAELVLKQGPKTKEVNLRYQTLRLTPVQALSAYDWNLAIESGFEYDKSVGLLQTSDPVNSKYERYKTTASVQKNFTSGTLLGIELSRLSQKVDTEGFASNPPPAQQTLDSAGLILEQALLGNFFGVADRGTVNAAELTYEAQTVARANELEDVVLDAIRQFWNSYVAQESFKEAVNSRDRYKKLVDAVKRKTSLGYSNPGDLPQVQAEFETREQRVKTTSRDYLNAVENLLTLLNLEPGMNVKFEIPNDIPAVPKLVEKKVEELRLIRAQKLRVDAAKESLVAAESLSYPDLDFVGRVYTTGVDEDAGDSYSEVVSGTQPKYYMGLRFRYYFGSDLQNETVINRKMTKDLEETRLHRALLEAQDLEFQAERKVHAAYAIATSTKKQREFRERASQELNRSYNQGRTDIQILITAMNNYFDSEVQYFRSLGDYAIALNEWAAARDELIPDETASGK
- a CDS encoding efflux RND transporter permease subunit codes for the protein MKLSDISIKNPVFAWMLMFGLMMFGLISFSRMGVSQMPDVDFPTVNVSVTLDGAAPEVMETQVVDPIESALMTVEGIQSIKSSSKTGNASITVEFDLDRNIDVALQDVQAKVAATQRLLPDDVDPPTLSKTNPDDQPILWLALTYDKNDPEFLMSYARDYLRDRFTTVEGVGDIFLGGYTDPVMRVHVRPKDLLRYNISVNDVMDAVRNEHSELPGGYIETDKKTFNVRTMGEAKTEEEFRSIVISRRAGVTVADPTNMVKINQVADASMGLDKITRMSRFNGQPALGVGIRKQRGTNAVAVASAVKEKIEEIQPQLPEGMKIHVNFDSTKFIEQSVHELNKHLMLAVVLTSLVCWLFLGSWSATFNVLLSIPTSLLGAFIGLYFLGYTLNTFTLLGLTLAIGIVVDDAIMVLENIFRYNENGRGRIESAILGAREISFAAMAATAAVIAIFLPVAFMKGIIGKFFMQFGVTISIAVFLSLVESLTITPMRCAGFVHHGERTTKIGRAFEAFMEGLKVSYDKWLRICLQHRWKVLAGSLVFVAVSFVSIKFLNKEMSPAQDQSIFIARLILPVGTSLAYTNAQTLKAEQWLMARPEVEKVYAAIGGFGGGISDANTTMMFVTLKEKPQRGKDPASGKVLSQQEFMQIARKELAKIPDVRPVLMDLSQQGFSGGRGYPIEFTLLGSDWDKLAKYTEQMMKEMENSGLMVDVDSNYLLGMPEIQVQPDRVAAAQHGVSINSIGSTVNALIGGVKVGEYPQGGHRYDIKVKLLDQGKPMDEIKTLFVGNSRGNLIPLPRVTKEVEGSSLQSISRSNRQRAITITANMKPGVSQQAAMNFVEATAKKMLEPGYMIDQGGSSKTFKESFESLIFALVLGLIIAYMVLASQFNSFIDPVTILMALPFSFSGAFFALLITGQSLNMFSMIGLLLLMGIVKKNSILLIEFTNTVRDRGTNEANAALIEACPIRLRPILMTSIATIAAAIPSATATGAGSETMRPMAICLIGGVFVSTALTLFVVPVVYSLMDKFKTRDEVREKTKQAFAAVGNEALDA
- a CDS encoding PilZ domain-containing protein, with protein sequence MTSLARYHGRSPRYILDTEDESLIRVAGPKQVPWEEGTEIKNVSLTGLAFTAPDDLCPLLGEVVKIQFVPPGAKQMACYGIVTRLENISESRTLVGVHFYKLEMSQRIVLAQGLARKFKENQERSEIDGLLNRTRPKVSLANLPQLVMMGLLATLWCGAIWSLLRFEYVGLYKKLLGLF